The Primulina eburnea isolate SZY01 chromosome 13, ASM2296580v1, whole genome shotgun sequence genome includes a region encoding these proteins:
- the LOC140810564 gene encoding LOW QUALITY PROTEIN: DEAD-box ATP-dependent RNA helicase 3, chloroplastic-like (The sequence of the model RefSeq protein was modified relative to this genomic sequence to represent the inferred CDS: deleted 1 base in 1 codon), protein MAAYSSSTIGVSSIYQTNSSLDHSKLPFSAPPLCLRFSTAESPVRVFSPAVRLKTVAGASNSFVTPAVAIPNSSVLSEEAFKGFGEFGRGVVSESEYEEDEGGLDGNEGGGVGELDVSKLGLPARLVETLQKRGISQLFPIQRAVLVPALEGRDIIGRAKTGTGKTLAFGIPIIKGLDDLEQERGILRRGRLPKVLALAPTRELAKQVEKEFKETAPYLNTVCIYGGVSYVTQEGALSRGVDVVVGTPGRIIDLINNNNLKLGEVQYLVLDEADQMLAVGFEEDVEVILEKLPAERQSMLFSATMPGWVKKLARKFLNNPLTIDLVGDREEKLAEGIKLYAIATTATSKRSILGDLVTVYARGGKAIVFTQTKRDADEVSLALTNSIPSEALHGDISQHQRERTLNGFRQGKFTVLVATDVAARGLDIPNVDLIIHYELPNDPETFVHRSGRTGRAGKEGTAVLMFTSSQRRTVKSLERDVGCKFELISPPSIQEVLESSAEQVVSTLGVVHPESIEYFIPTALKLMEQKGVGALAAALATLSGFSQPPSSRSLITHEQGLVTLQLTRETGYSRGYMSARSLTGFLSDVYSSAADEIGKIHLIADERVQGAVFDLPEEIAKELLNKELPPGNTITKITKLPPLQDDGPPSDYYGKFSNSERRPQRGTRDSRGGVRSSRDWLDNDNFENGFRKGGRSSGRTENSWSRNSRSSSGSDWLINDRRSSRSPSSPSFGNRDRAGFGGACFNCGRSGHRASECPSKNDY, encoded by the exons ATGGCGGCTTACTCGTCTTCCACCATCGGAGTTTCCTCCATATACCAAACCAACTCCTCCCTCGACCACTCCAAGCTTCCCTTTTCAGCCCCACCGTTATGTCTCCGTTTCTCCACTGCTGAGAGCCCAGTTAGAGTCTTTTCTCCCGCCGTTCGTCTCAAGACGGTTGCGGGAGCTTCCAATTCCTTTGTTACTCCAGCTGTTGCCATTCCGAATTCTTCCGTTCTGAGTGAGGAAGCGTTCAAGGGATTTGGCGAGTTCGGCAGGGGCGTTGTCAGCGAGAGCGAGTACGAAGAGGATGAAGGTGGATTGGATGGGAATGAAGGTGGGGGAGTGGGTGAGCTTGATGTTTCGAAACTGGGTTTGCCTGCGCGGCTTGTGGAGACGCTCCAAAAGCGTGGGATTTCTCAGCTTTTCCCAATTCAG AGAGCTGTTTTGGTGCCAGCATTGGAAGGTCGAGATATAATTGGTCGTGCGAAGACTGGAACAGGGAAAACATTGGCATTTGGAATTCCGATAATCAAAGGACTCGATGATCTGGAACAAGAAAGAGGCATTTTGAG ACGTGGGAGGCTTCCGAAAGTATTGGCTCTTGCACCTACTAGGGAATTGGCCAAGCAAGTGGAGAAGGAATTTAAAGAGACGGCACCATATTTAAACACAGTTTGTATCTATGGAGGGGTTTCATATGTCACCCAAGAAGGTGCTCTTTCTCGCGGTGTTGATGTTGTGGTTGGAACCCCTGGTAGAATAATTGATCTTATCAATAACAACAATCTGAAATTGGGTGAAGTTCAATATTTGGTCCTCGATGAAGCCGATCAAATGCTTGCTGTTGGATTTGAGGAAGATGTTGAGGTCATTCTAGAAAAACTTCCTGCAGAGAGGCAGAGCATGCTTTTCTCGGCAACCATGCCTGGCTGGGTAAAGAAATTAGCAAGAAAGTTTTTAAACAACCCTCTGACCATTGATCTG GTCGGTGACCGAGAGGAAAAGTTGGCAGAAGGGATTAAGTTGTATGCTATAGCAACTACAGCAACATCTAAGCGGTCAATCCTCGGTGACCTTGTGACG GTTTATGCCAGGGGTGGAAAAGCTATTGTTTTTACGCAGACCAAACGAGATGCTGATGAAGTCTCCTTGGCATTAACTAATAGCATTCCGTCAGAGGCACTGCATGGCGACATTTCTCAACACCAGAGAGAAAGAACGCTAAATGGTTTTAGGCAAGGAAAATTTACAGTGCTGGTTGCTACTGACGTTGCTGCTCGTGGGCTTGATATACCCAATGTTGACCTT ATTATCCATTATGAGCTTCCAAACGATCCAGAAACATTTGTGCACAGATCTGGTCGAACTGGGCGTGCAGGAAAAGAAGGTACAGCTGTTTTGATGTTTACTAGTAGCCAGAGAAGGACAGTCAAATCTCTTGAGCGCGATGTTGGGTGCAAGTTTGAGTTAATCAGTCCGCCTTCTATTCAAGAGGTTTTGGAGTCATCAGCTGAGCAAGTGGTATCTACCCTCGGAGTAGTGCATCCTGAATCGATTGAGTACTTCATTCCCACAGCACTAAAACTGATGGAACAGAAAGGAGTTGGTGCTCTTGCTGCTGCTTTAGCAACTTTAAGTGGATTTTCCCAGCCTCCATCATCCCGTTCTCTTATTACTCATGAGCAG GGTTTGGTTACGTTACAGTTGACTCGCGAAACTGGTTATTCTCGAGGATACATGTCTGCCAGATCACTAACCGGGTTTCTTTCTGATGTTTATTCTTCCGCTGCTGACGAAATTGGAAAAATACACCTCATTGCAGATGAAAGG GTTCAAGGAGCAGTTTTTGATCTCCCAGAGGAGATTGCGAAAGAGTTACTAAATAAGGAGCTACCACCTGGAAACACC ATCACGAAAATCACCAAG TTGCCTCCTTTGCAAGATGATGGACCTCCAAGTGATTATTATGGCAAATTTTCAAACAGTGAGAGGCGCCCACAAAGAGGAACGAGGGACTCGAGAGGCGGCGTTAGATCTTCACGTGATTGGTTGGATAATGATAATTTTGAGAATGGCTTCAGAAAAGGTGGTCGCAGCAGCGGTAGGACAGAAAATAGCTGGTCTAGGAACTCGAGAAGCAGCAGTGGGAGTGATTGGTTAATTAATGATAGACGATCAAGCCGCTCACCATCCTCACCATCGTTTGGAAACCGGGATAG AGCGGGCTTCGGAGGTGCTTGTTTCAACTGTGGACGCTCTGGCCACAGAGCATCAGAATGCCCCAGCAAAAATGATTATTGA
- the LOC140810565 gene encoding uncharacterized protein, whose translation MAMALRTTLARCFFLTTHSYLRSITSTSPAMFSLSSAAFSCLLPARGFCNPCETPTPKQRSSKLVNFSLPSDSDSDSDSEIAAKKAATKEVDRSKLPPPYNPFNKKPAIEEPEDPKNLQEVFAKIREDGLMNSAVKMFDGLSQDGLTHEALELFSQIKDKGQMPDVVAHTAVMEAYVNAGQPKEAHKVYLRMLASGVLPNAYTYRVVIKGLAESGDVKMVKEAKKYVEEMVGRGMRPNSATCVMVFEGLTKVGLEDEGAGMLDMLKEKGVAPAEDKTRDALKNKRGPVYRKFMSVLYGK comes from the coding sequence ATGGCAATGGCTCTGAGAACAACTCTTGCTCGATGCTTCTTCCTCACCACTCATTCATATCTTCGTTCGATAACCAGCACTTCACCGGCTATGTTCTCCCTCTCCTCCGCTGCCTTCTCGTGCCTTCTTCCGGCAAGAGGATTTTGCAATCCTTGCGAAACACCTACGCCCAAGCAACGTAGCTCCAAATTGGTGAACTTCTCCCTGCCCTCCGACTCCGACTCCGACTCTGATTCCGAGATCGCAGCCAAAAAGGCTGCGACGAAAGAAGTCGACAGATCCAAGCTTCCACCGCCCTACAACCCGTTCAACAAGAAACCCGCCATTGAAGAACCCGAGGACCCGAAGAATCTCCAGGAAGTTTTCGCCAAAATACGCGAAGATGGCCTAATGAACAGTGCAGTCAAGATGTTCGACGGATTGTCCCAAGATGGGCTAACCCACGAAGCCCTGGAGCTCTTCTCGCAGATCAAGGATAAAGGGCAGATGCCGGACGTAGTGGCACACACGGCGGTGATGGAAGCCTACGTAAACGCCGGCCAGCCAAAAGAAGCCCACAAGGTGTACCTAAGAATGCTGGCTAGTGGAGTGCTTCCTAATGCATATACCTACAGGGTGGTGATCAAGGGATTGGCGGAAAGTGGGGACGTGAAGATGGTGAAGGAGGCGAAGAAATACGTGGAGGAGATGGTTGGCCGGGGAATGCGCCCGAATTCGGCGACTTGTGTGATGGTTTTCGAAGGACTGACGAAGGTTGGATTGGAGGACGAAGGCGCGGGAATGCTGGATATGTTGAAGGAAAAGGGTGTGGCGCCAGCAGAAGATAAAACTCGGGATGCATTGAAGAATAAGAGGGGGCCTGTCTATCGGAAGTTTATGAGTGTCTTGTATGGGAAGTAG